Proteins found in one Pocillopora verrucosa isolate sample1 chromosome 12, ASM3666991v2, whole genome shotgun sequence genomic segment:
- the LOC131783704 gene encoding mucin-2 produces MKRAVISSVGLLILQFISLSAATPCDLRCTAKLGQGTCQSNGRCLCWWGWTGPNAKYILSGFHQNRILADYCTRSCHYTHYYRNIACAKIPSPPRPKQTSTANPSTPLTTGNPSTGKPSTGSTTKAPPSVSCDPKCTAIPGQGTCQSDGKCLCWWGWTGPNAKYILSGVCQNQILADYCTRPCHYTHRYRNIACAKIPSPPRPKQTSTANPSMPLTTGNPSTGKPSTGSTTSAPPSASCDPKCTATPGQGTCQSDGKCLCWWGWTGPNAQYILSGTLKNRIMADYCTEACHYTHDYLNASCATIPTPKVCSLPGNTTDPPIPCDPLCGTGTYHSAGRCLSNGRCLCWWGWTGSNACYIDGGPYNNRIIADRCTKACHYTHDHRNINCTKYNSTNPSVQPPVTRKPSTGRRTTGTPTTTTYPQSSTEKLTTATSPAASSKTQSTTPKDTTTNPTTAHITTKAPTTKQKTTTAKATTTQKAVTTAAETTTTVAPTSKQVTTTLPSTTTKDTTTQAAVSTTAKTTTPAPTAKQKTTTQRAKTTSAKQTTTQATTTTASTTMQTTKQKTTTTAATTAATTTQVPTTTEEPTEPTEPTEPTEPTEPGVLQVRGWALQDLQSQNDNADNVDVIGEADAVKDKDEGDGKKSSRAGMVGAVMVLLLSLVVFGAAVWWSFGRGGQCPGILKGYEQLADHDKAYLMNEFSTSTEIP; encoded by the exons ATGAAAAGGGCTGTGATAAGTTCTGTGGGCCTCCTTATCCTTCAGTTTATATCACTCTCTGCAG CTACACCATGTGACTTAAGATGCACAGCAAAACTAGGACAGGGAACTTGTCAAAGCAATGGACGCTGCCTTTGTTGGTGGGGATGGACTGGACCTAATGCAAAATATATATTATCTGGATTCCACCAAAATCGAATATTG GCTGACTATTGTACCAGGTCATGTCACTACACTCACTACTATAGAAATATAGCTTGTGCAAAgatcccctccccccctcggCCCAAACAAACTTCCACGGCAAATCCATCAACACCATTAACTACAGGGAACCCAAGCACAGGGAAACCAAGTACAGGAAGCACAACCAAAG CTCCACCTTCTGTGTCATGTGACCCCAAATGCACAGCCATACCAGGACAAGGAACTTGTCAAAGTGATGGAAAATGTCTTTGTTGGTGGGGATGGACTGGGCCAAATGCAAAATACATATTATCTGGAGTGTGCCAAAATCAAATACTG gCTGACTATTGTACAAGGCCATGTCATTACACTCACCGCTATAGGAATATAGCATGTGCAAAgatcccctccccccctcggCCCAAACAAACTTCTACAGCAAATCCATCAATGCCTCTGACTACAGGAAACCCAAGCACAGGGAAACCAAGTACAGGAAGCACAACCAGTG CTCCACCTTCTGCATCATGTGACCCCAAATGCACAGCCACACCAGGACAAGGAACTTGTCAAAGTGATGGAAAATGTCTTTGTTGGTGGGGATGGACTGGGCCTAATGCGCAATACATCTTATCAGGAACTCTTAAAAACAGAATTATG GCCGATTATTGTACAGAAGCTTGTCATTACACTCATGACTATCTAAATGCATCATGTGCCACGATCCCTACCCCTAAGGTGTGCAGTTTACCTGGTAACACAACTGACCCACCCATCCCTTGTGATCCCCTGTGTGGCACAGGGACATACCACAGTGCTGGGAGGTGTCTTTCAAATGGCCGTTGTCTGTGCTGGTGGGGTTGGACAGGTTCAAATGCCTGCTACATTGATGGAGGTCCTTATAATAACAGGATCATA GCTGACAGATGTACCAAAGCTTGTCACTACACTCATGACCATAGAAATATCAATTGTACCAAGTACAATTCAACAAACCCCTCAGTACAACCTCcagttacaagaaaaccaagcACAGGGAGAAGAACAACAGGAACACCAACCACAACAACTTATCCTCAATCATCAACAGAAAAACTGACAACTGCAACATCACCAGCAGCATCATCAAAAACCCAGTCAACTACACCAAAAGACACCACCACAAATCCAACAACAGCCCATATTACAACAAAAGCCCCAACTACCAAACAAAAGACCACAACAGCAAAAGCAACCACCACTCAAAAAGCAGTGACCACTGCAGCAGAGACAACAACAACAGTGGCACCAACTTCGAAGCAAGTAACCACAACTCTTCCCTCCACCACAACTAAGGACACTACCACTCAAGCTGCTGTGTCTACCACAGCAAAGACAACAACTCCTGCACCAACTGCCAAACAGAAGACTACAACACAAAGGGCAAAAACCACTTCAGCAAAACAAACTACTACCCAAgcgacaacaacaacagcaagcACCACCatgcaaacaacaaaacagaagaCCACAACTACTGCAGCAACTACAGCAGCAACAACCACTCAAGTTCCTACAACAACTGAAGAACCAACAGAGCCAACTGAACCTACAGAACCAACAGAACCTACAGAACCAGGTGTATTGCAGGTCAGAGGATGGGCTCTACAGGACCTTCAAAGTCAG AATGATAATGCTGATAATGTTGATGTCATTGGAGAGGCTGATGCTGTGAAAGACAAAGATGAAGGTGATGGCAAGAAATCCAGTCGTGCTGGGATGGTTGGTGCTGTGATGGTGCTACTTCTCTCTTTAGTGGTCTTTGGTGCAGCTGTGTGGTGGTCTTTTGGCCGAGGTGGTCAGTGTCCGGGCATTCTGAAAGGTTATGAACAACTGGCAGACCATGATAAAGCCTATCTGATGAACGAGTTTTCAACTTCAACGGAGATTCCATGa
- the LOC131783722 gene encoding uncharacterized protein isoform X1 yields the protein MAAGQTSGSKNLNDFESVLELVHRQANKFFTGMQVRSGMSYSIEDAKTDLDGLSKLTDTLHEKLLSSGVNAIPLDSEMLQLDYQATVRKGQEEADLNRITLQRVQTNCAALNKAMNIPRKS from the exons ATGGCGGCCGGACAAACGTCTGGTAGTAAGAACCTAAACGATTTTGAATCTGTTTTAGAACTCGTTCATCGAcaagcaaataaatttttcacaggAAT GCAAGTGAGGTCTGGTATGTCATATTCTATAGAAGATGCAAAAA CAGATTTAGATGGCTTGTCAAAGCTCACCGACACCTTACATGAGAAGCTTCTGTCATCAGGTGTCAATGCCATTCCATTAGACTCTGAAATGTTACAACTGGATTATCAAGCAACAGTTAGAAAAGGACAAGAGGAAGCTGACCTCAACAGGATTACCTTACAGAGGGTGCAAACAAACTGCGCTGCATTGAATAAAGCAATGAATATACCAAGGAAGTCATAA
- the LOC131783722 gene encoding uncharacterized protein isoform X2: MAAGQTSGSKNLNDFESVLELVHRQANKFFTGMQVRSGMSYSIEDAKNLDGLSKLTDTLHEKLLSSGVNAIPLDSEMLQLDYQATVRKGQEEADLNRITLQRVQTNCAALNKAMNIPRKS; this comes from the exons ATGGCGGCCGGACAAACGTCTGGTAGTAAGAACCTAAACGATTTTGAATCTGTTTTAGAACTCGTTCATCGAcaagcaaataaatttttcacaggAAT GCAAGTGAGGTCTGGTATGTCATATTCTATAGAAGATGCAAAAA ATTTAGATGGCTTGTCAAAGCTCACCGACACCTTACATGAGAAGCTTCTGTCATCAGGTGTCAATGCCATTCCATTAGACTCTGAAATGTTACAACTGGATTATCAAGCAACAGTTAGAAAAGGACAAGAGGAAGCTGACCTCAACAGGATTACCTTACAGAGGGTGCAAACAAACTGCGCTGCATTGAATAAAGCAATGAATATACCAAGGAAGTCATAA
- the LOC131783743 gene encoding vimentin-type intermediate filament-associated coiled-coil protein-like, producing the protein MSLSPVAIKEANHHIQGLVSRVHELEEQVKELSAALKKQNEVHAENLRVLPLRMNQTLRQKDEEIQELKQKLKSSEAVRERLVRETNSREASLEHLKNRSRALDEICKHREAFESIVSCLSIIEDPDNSSGKISENSIPRETDLLDSYEEDEDINGNDRNGKIFDSGIGSRNSSFYYENDAHEKGMLREENSSGGSFQQDEENPPPCFV; encoded by the coding sequence ATGTCGCTCTCCCCTGTAGCCATCAAAGAAGCAAATCATCACATTCAAGGTTTGGTGAGTCGTGTTCACGAGCTGGAAGAACAAGTTAAAGAACTCTCTGCAGCtctgaagaaacaaaatgaagtACATGCCGAGAACTTGAGGGTTCTTCCGCTGCgaatgaatcaaacattgagacaaaaagatgaagaaatacAAGAGCTAAAACAGAAACTTAAATCTTCGGAGGCTGTCAGAGAAAGGCTCGTTCGAGAGACTAATTCCCGCGAAGCTTCGCTAGAGCACCTGAAGAATCGTTCCCGAGCTTTGGACGAGATCTGCAAGCATCGTGAAGCATTTGAGAGTATTGTGAGTTGTTTGAGTATAATAGAGGATCCTGATAATAGCTCGGGTAAAATATCAGAAAATAGCATCCCCAGAGAAACAGATTTACTGGACAGTTACGAAGAAGACGAAGATATTAATGGAAATGATCGGAACGGGAAAATTTTTGACAGCGGAATCGGATCACGGAATTCCtctttttattatgaaaatgatGCACACGAGAAAGGGATGCTGCGGGAAGAAAATTCCTCAGGAGGTTCTTTTCAACAAGATGAAGAAAATCCACCTCCTTGTTTTGTATGA
- the LOC131783712 gene encoding uncharacterized protein encodes MGEAKDVVKLEWGMEGWKDKTKAMKEEIKRQSEANELFFVKNAKQIDLSNFLEESTNKYTFAIMGMSGAAIVNLLRTIIMEYREIDSGPYYFKFAADKKFKVELMPTALYPGHGLIKVVGRLKYYSYHEMCALLAKSGVTSKGLGDMTHKLNIKGMKSALFNAVSPMNELHFMLLFEIARRLVRDSNGKPVSTDPVLDLLPSGVIIGRIIELLRVEKDVVLSYDKVFGDQQPLNWITENNTILKRQKMTAINKMFFEKFIEGQQDEVPFIRRFLEENKNGYIIKTLKGYLDDLKEVFGEM; translated from the coding sequence ATGGGGGAGGCAAAAGACGTAGTGAAGTTGGAATGGGGGATGGAAGGTTGGAAGGACAAGACTAAGGCTATGAAAGAGGAGATAAAACGTCAAAGTGAAGCGAACGAACTGTTCTTTGTGAAAAATGCCAAGCAAATTGACCTGTCCAACTTTCTGGAGGAAAGCACCAACAAGTACACCTTTGCAATTATGGGAATGAGTGGAGCAGCCATTGTAAATCTTCTTCGCACGATCATCATGGAGTACCGTGAAATAGACAGTGGTCCTTACTACTTCAAGTTTGCGGCTGATAAAAAGTTTAAGGTGGAGCTCATGCCCACAGCACTCTATCCTGGACATGGGCTGATTAAAGTCGTTGGCAGATTGAAGTATTACTCTTACCATGAAATGTGCGCGTTACTGGCTAAGAGTGGCGTGACAAGCAAAGGGCTTGGTGACATGACGCATAAACTGAATATCAAAGGCATGAAGTCTGCGTTATTTAATGCGGTTAGTCCCATGAACGAACTCCACTTTATGCTACTCTTTGAGATCGCACGGAGACTGGTGCGGGATTCAAACGGGAAGCCAGTGTCGACAGATCCCGTGCTCGACCTGCTTCCCTCGGGCGTAATCATTGGTCGAATCATCGAGCTTTTACGCGTGGAGAAAGACGTCGTACTGAGTTACGACAAAGTCTTCGGTGATCAGCAGCCTCTCAATTGGATAACGGAGAACAACACTATACTCAAACGCCAGAAAATGACTGCCattaataaaatgttctttgaaaaatttatcgaGGGTCAGCAAGACGAAGTCCCGTTTATTCGGAGGTTTCTGGAGGAGAATAAGAACGGTTACATTATCAAAACTTTGAAGGGGTACCTTGACGATTTAAAAGAAGTATTTGGCGAAATGTGA
- the LOC131783710 gene encoding ribitol-5-phosphate transferase FKTN-like: MPMRDQINLKRWIILVFLLMISMTFLFLQLLSLKAIDSTLLSRFQALKSLQGLLSNRGRKNDVLNQLEVFTDVGQKHGAPLFLFHPLLFDPQVSEVIQPETNGCRLLCGHECFVFGVINSKWEKGQRNSLSTLISRFMSGLHTQGFLTACDKVPEPWFDSSKDFLSIKSILSSCNITKADVVIKLVIFYDRKSYLWRGPIQGITAATLFKYPAAHTRFPIVEKVIDGIPISIPADLKKLTSETSQSQFTGCNLSNAQAYYGKYGRDVSQDAVLFKKKAFEVLSTAINTLDRLGVRFWLSSGTCLGWFRQCDIIPHSKDVDLGIWIKDYNSLLIAEFEKSGLLLKHRFGRIDDSFELSFRTEEDYVKLDIFFFYEEKEYMWNGGTQAKTGKKFKYIFPKFTLCWTEFLLMKVRIPCETESYIMANYGRNWQIPIKEWNWKESPPNVRENGQWDEKDWDEVIQLF; encoded by the exons ATGCCGATGAGAGATCAAATTAACCTTAAACGATGGATAATACTTGTATTTCTTTTGATGATCTCTATGACTTTTCTATTTCTACAATTATTGTCTCTAAAAGCAATCGATAGTACG CTGCTTTCAAGATTTCAAGCGTTAAAGAGCTTGCAGGGACTTCTTTCTAATCGTGGACGGAAGAATGATGTACTG AACCAGCTAGAGGTATTCACAGATGTTGGACAGAAACATGGAGCtccattatttttatttcacccGCTGTTATTTGACCCACAAGTATCTGAAGTGATCCAGCCTGAAACAAATGGATGTAGGCTGTTGTGTGGACATGAATGTTTTGTATTTGGTGTGATAAATTCAAAATGGGAAAAAGGACAGAGGAATTCACTTTCAACATTAATA tCCCGTTTTATGTCAGGCCTCCACACCCAAGGTTTCCTTACTGCCTGTGATAAAGTTCCAGAACCATGGTTTGATTCAAGTAAAGATTTTTTGAGTATCAAGTCCATTTTATCTTCATGTAATATTACCAAGGCTGACGTAGTTATAAAGCTGGTCATATTTTATGACAGGAAATCTTATTTGTGGCGAGGACCTATTCAAGGAATTACTGCAGCTACATTGTTCAAATATCCTGCAGCTCATACCAG GTTCCCCATTGTGGAAAAAGTTATCGATGGAATACCCATCAGTATTCCTGCTGATCTAAAGAAGCTTACCTCAGAGACTAGCCAGTCGCAATTTACAGGTTGTAATCTCAGTAATGCTCAAGCATATTATGGCAAATATGGAAGAGATGTTTCCCAGGATGCAGtcctttttaaaaagaaagcaTTCGAAGTTTTGTCCACAGCCATCAATACTCTGGATCGCCTGGGTGTTAGATTTTGGCTTAGCAGTGGAACATGTTTAG GTTGGTTCAGGCAGTGTGATATTATTCCCCATAGTAAAGATGTTGACCTTGGTATTTGGATCAAGGACTATAATTCACTTCTTAtagctgaatttgaaaaaagtgGACTGCTTTTAAAACACAGATTCGGCCGG ATAGACGATAGCTTTGAGTTATCCTTTAGAACAGAAGAGGATTATGTGAAgttagatattttctttttctacgaAGAAAAGGAATACATGTGGAATGGTGGAACACAGGCTAAAACGGGGAAAAAATTCAA GTACATCTTTCCAAAATTTACTCTTTGTTGGACAGAGTTTCTCCTAATGAAGGTGCGAATTCCTTGTGAAACAGAATCTTATATCATGGCAAACTACGGCAGGAATTGGCAAATTCCAATCAAAGAATGGAACTGGAAGGAAAGCCCGCCGAATGTGCGAGAGAATGGCCAGTGGGACGAGAAGGACTGGGATGAAGTAATTCAACTGTTTTGA
- the LOC131783711 gene encoding protein FAM151B isoform X1 yields the protein MRNGKVLFLGVVLFVFFLSVPFARKVLQPSEDKVVEAGHLKTAVAIDDMIGTTQNTSAVNVLKFFDLTDGLELSWAHAVNSQLKLKEALSGKSMMLEADILLCPEDGTPIMAHPPNTDSDLSLTRFLEKTVGSSKGLKLDFKETAAIEPSLKILTNQITEQHGVTIPIWLNADILHGPCHTDCNDPVDPKVFLSLCAKYFPSVTLSVGWTTGNHISKENGGYDWHLIWPMKELLSNLTQPITFPIRANLIGNSIEQLIWLLGLSDEYTLTIWSGNFDTPNMKDLATLRNRVSDKTRIFYDLPLDQETKFKEELQHYR from the exons ATGCGAAATGGAAAAGTTCTCTTTTTAGGTGTGGTattatttgtgttttttctaTCGGTTCCGTTCGCCCGAAAAGTATTGCAACCATCGGAAGATAAG GTTGTTGAAGCAGGCCATTTGAAAACTGCAGTAGCAATTGATGACATGATTGGAACCACACAAAACACTTCTGCAGTAAATGTTCTCAAGTTCTTTGATCTAACTGATGGTTTGGAATTGAGCTGGGCTCATGCGGTGAACAGTCAGTTAAAGCTTAAGGAAGCCTTATCTGGAAAGAGTATGATGTTAGAGGCAGATATACTTCTATGCCCCGAAGATGGAACACCAATAATGGCACATCCACCCAACACTGACAGTGATCTTTCACTCACTCGGTTTCTGGAAAAAACTGTTGGTTCGAGTAAAGGACTTAAGCTGGATTTTAAAGAAACAGCTGCAATTGAGCCTTCACTAAAAATTcttaccaatcagatcacagagCAGCATGGTGTAACTATTCCGATATGGCTTAATGCAGATATCCTCCATGGTCCCTGTCATACAGACTGTAATGATCCTGTTGATCCAAAAGTGTTTCTTTCTCTCTGTGCAAAATATTTCCCTTCAGTTACATTATCAGTTGGCTGGACTACAGGCAATCatatttctaaagaaaatggtGGTTATGATTGGCATCTCATTTGGCCAATGAAAGAGTTGCTCTCAAATTTGACTCAGCCAATCACTTTTCCAATTAGAGCCAATTTGATTGGTAATTCAATAGAGCAGTTAATATGGCTTCTTGGTCTCTCCGATGAGTACACCCTAACAATCTGGTCAGGAAACTTTGACACTCCAAACATGAAAGACCTTGCCACTCTGCGTAATAGAGTGTCTGACAAAACAAGGATCTTTTATGACCTGCCTTTAGATCAGGAAACAAAATTCAAGGAAGAACTACAACATTACAGATAA
- the LOC131783711 gene encoding protein FAM151B isoform X2, translating to MIGTTQNTSAVNVLKFFDLTDGLELSWAHAVNSQLKLKEALSGKSMMLEADILLCPEDGTPIMAHPPNTDSDLSLTRFLEKTVGSSKGLKLDFKETAAIEPSLKILTNQITEQHGVTIPIWLNADILHGPCHTDCNDPVDPKVFLSLCAKYFPSVTLSVGWTTGNHISKENGGYDWHLIWPMKELLSNLTQPITFPIRANLIGNSIEQLIWLLGLSDEYTLTIWSGNFDTPNMKDLATLRNRVSDKTRIFYDLPLDQETKFKEELQHYR from the coding sequence ATGATTGGAACCACACAAAACACTTCTGCAGTAAATGTTCTCAAGTTCTTTGATCTAACTGATGGTTTGGAATTGAGCTGGGCTCATGCGGTGAACAGTCAGTTAAAGCTTAAGGAAGCCTTATCTGGAAAGAGTATGATGTTAGAGGCAGATATACTTCTATGCCCCGAAGATGGAACACCAATAATGGCACATCCACCCAACACTGACAGTGATCTTTCACTCACTCGGTTTCTGGAAAAAACTGTTGGTTCGAGTAAAGGACTTAAGCTGGATTTTAAAGAAACAGCTGCAATTGAGCCTTCACTAAAAATTcttaccaatcagatcacagagCAGCATGGTGTAACTATTCCGATATGGCTTAATGCAGATATCCTCCATGGTCCCTGTCATACAGACTGTAATGATCCTGTTGATCCAAAAGTGTTTCTTTCTCTCTGTGCAAAATATTTCCCTTCAGTTACATTATCAGTTGGCTGGACTACAGGCAATCatatttctaaagaaaatggtGGTTATGATTGGCATCTCATTTGGCCAATGAAAGAGTTGCTCTCAAATTTGACTCAGCCAATCACTTTTCCAATTAGAGCCAATTTGATTGGTAATTCAATAGAGCAGTTAATATGGCTTCTTGGTCTCTCCGATGAGTACACCCTAACAATCTGGTCAGGAAACTTTGACACTCCAAACATGAAAGACCTTGCCACTCTGCGTAATAGAGTGTCTGACAAAACAAGGATCTTTTATGACCTGCCTTTAGATCAGGAAACAAAATTCAAGGAAGAACTACAACATTACAGATAA
- the LOC131783709 gene encoding protein FAM151A-like, translated as MRMATSIFVLLATYLGLIYPFVISVPCKMIHHAQDDILKFFEVTDGNDVTWLHAVNSPELLEQGLSGKTMMLEADVLMRNNMVDGTPVMAHPPAVDSNLTLQTFLEKTTTSLSKGIKLDFKTIQVVEPALKMIKNVTSGQQVTNPIWLNSDILPGPCYDEVCVPVDHERFLSLCKSYYPNATLSISWTTGNNMTASKNYYNWSQVLPMGKLVSQIAQPITFPFRANLVQRSWDQLQWLLDLSEEFTVTIWSSTTDKLDPLDLVALRNNVSFKRIYYDLPPDQENAFEDALKSNSDIVKKKEAFEWKASAAKDCQDVLVGHNSVMFSGQGGTVVSEKTLYKVSNGAFSEFTGNVSFIKLDGARESGSVTIKLHVKDETGEAVLSGQVVSLLLHSDGNFQLSIAENDMKEGSVKSGKGEFNFKISEDSTDTEMRTVKCEITARENHESKATVSLDVKSEPAGGYALITTGVLSDAILVRDVHFAVALPGLAGCSSLRCYFGIISLVLMALFHSFV; from the exons ATGAGGATGGCGACGTCAATTTTCGTCTTACTTGCCACATATCTTG GATTGATTTACCCATTTGTAATAAGTGTGCCTTGTAAGATGATTCATCATGCCCAAGATGACATTTTGAAGTTCTTTGAAGTGACTGATGGAAATGATGTCACATGGTTACATGCTGTCAACTCACCTGAGTTATTAGAACAGGGGCTGTCAGGCAAGACAATGATGTTGGAGGCAGATGTCTTGATGCGGAACAACATGGTGGATGGAACCCCTGTGATGGCCCATCCCCCAGCTGTAGACAGCAACCTAACCTTGCAAACTTTTCTGGAGAAAACAACCACCTCACTCAGCAAAGGAATCAAGTTGGACTTCAAGACAATTCAAGTAGTGGAACCTGCcttaaagatgataaaaaatGTAACGTCTGGGCAACAGGTCACCAACCCAATTTGGTTGAATTCTGATATACTACCTGGTCCTTGCTATGATGAAGTTTGTGTTCCTGTGGACCATGAGAGGTTCCTGTCTCTGTGCAAAAGTTACTACCCCAATGCAACCCTTTCTATTAGCTGGACAACAGGAAATAATATGACAGCATCAAAAAACTACTACAACTGGTCCCAAGTTCTCCCAATGGGAAAACTTGTATCCCAGATTGCACAGCCAATCACCTTTCCTTTCCGTGCTAATCTTGTGCAAAGGTCATGGGATCAGCTTCAGTGGTTACTTGACTTGTCAGAAGAATTCACTGTGACAATCTGGTCTTCTACAACTGATAAGCTTGATCCTCTAGACCTTGTTGCTCTACGTAATAATGTGTCATTTAAAAGAATCTATTATGACCTTCCACCTGATCAGGAAAATGCCTTTGAAGATGCTCTAAAGTCCAACAGTGACATTGTTAAAAAGAAAGAGGCTTTTGAATGGAAAGCTTCAGCTGCAAAGGATTGCCAAGATGTTCTTGTTGGTCATAACAGTGTAATGTTTTCAGGACAGGGTGGAACAGTTGTTTCTGAGAAGACTCTGTACAAAGTATCAAATGGTGCATTCTCAGAATTTACAGGTAATGTTTCCTTCATCAAGCTTGATGGAGCTAGAGAGAGTGGAAGTGTTACCATCAAACTGCATGTTAAAGATGAAACTGGTGAGGCTGTACTCTCAGGTCAGGTAGTCTCGTTATTGCTGCACAGCGATGGCAACTTTCAACTCTCTATAGCTGAAAATGATATGAAGGAAGGATCAGTAAAAAGTGGTAAGGGTGAGTTCAACTTTAAAATCTCAGAAGATTCAACTGATACAGAAATGAGAACTGTCAAATGTGAAATTACTGCAAGGGAAAACCATGAAAGTAAAGCAACTGTTTCCTTGGATGTAAAAAGCGAGCCGGCTGGGGGTTATGCCTTAATCACCACAGGAGTACTGTCAGATGCAATTCTTGTGAGAGATGTTCACTTTGCAGTTGCACTGCCTGGGTTGGCAGGTTGTAGCTCCTTGAGGTGTTATTTTGGAATAATTTCACTTGTTTTGATGGCACTGTTTCATAGTTTTGTTTAG